A portion of the Gemmatimonadaceae bacterium genome contains these proteins:
- a CDS encoding AraC family transcriptional regulator, whose protein sequence is MPSSTVPLVVGYVPGRTERARIAGALRGRARVQWAESMAELRSTVRRHRGPIAAVFVAPRDATGATAGPVVRDLATVAPNVPVIAYCRTGIEHSRDIRALAAAGVHEFLFVGVDDAGAAVRTVLASAQRACAVEAVLAALRPRIPESLHPLAEYGVAHPDHARSVAAMAAMLGVHRKTLFNHCRRAGAPAPAELLTWCRLLLAAHMLATTASTVEAVAMDLEFPSDTALRNTMKRYTGQRASDVRRRGGLSYVLGEFSNRMKETSARPADAPSN, encoded by the coding sequence ATGCCATCTTCGACGGTCCCACTGGTCGTGGGCTATGTGCCGGGCCGCACCGAGCGGGCTCGCATCGCGGGCGCGCTCCGGGGACGCGCCCGCGTGCAGTGGGCGGAGTCGATGGCCGAGCTGCGCAGCACGGTGCGCCGGCACCGGGGGCCGATCGCAGCGGTGTTCGTGGCGCCGCGGGACGCCACCGGCGCCACGGCCGGCCCCGTGGTGCGCGACCTGGCTACCGTGGCCCCCAACGTGCCGGTCATCGCCTATTGCCGCACGGGCATCGAACACTCGCGGGACATCCGGGCCCTGGCCGCGGCGGGCGTGCACGAATTCCTGTTCGTGGGGGTGGACGACGCCGGGGCCGCGGTGCGTACGGTGCTGGCGTCGGCCCAGCGCGCCTGCGCGGTCGAGGCGGTGCTGGCCGCGCTGCGGCCGCGAATCCCCGAATCGCTGCATCCCCTGGCGGAGTACGGCGTGGCCCATCCCGACCATGCGCGGAGCGTGGCGGCGATGGCCGCCATGCTGGGCGTGCACCGCAAGACCCTGTTCAACCACTGCCGGCGGGCGGGCGCACCCGCGCCCGCGGAGTTGCTCACCTGGTGTCGCCTGCTGCTGGCGGCGCACATGCTGGCGACCACGGCGAGCACGGTGGAAGCGGTGGCCATGGACCTGGAATTTCCCTCCGATACCGCGCTCCGCAACACGATGAAGCGGTACACCGGCCAGCGGGCCAGCGATGTGCGCCGCCGCGGCGGCTTGTCGTACGTGCTGGGGGAATTCTCCAATCGTATGAAAGAAACCTCGGCCAGACCCGCCGACGCACCCAGCAACTGA